A genome region from Methanofollis sp. UBA420 includes the following:
- a CDS encoding nucleotide-binding protein produces MDLSEAAQRISRKFESQKVKIDPAEVEKKLRTLVEDFGVNLTEAEKTVSENLARDHNLASMPGPSSEMREIGSLLPGEWATVEGKIVGIAKPASTAISQSGTIADATGAIQFTAWERAKAPLMEEGQWYRIESAVVDEYRGTPKLNFHSGTTITAIEKEIPIMPQMARIADLRPGVASVKVKMVQEWEARHERILQTGIVGDESGTIKFTIWKEEGMERLEPGMVYNIFYAAVDEYQGRLSITLNGAKCFPDEEAEITVGTGAATVTGAIVNVGPGSGLVKRCPVEGCNRVLSKRNYCPVHEVQDNFRYDIRIKGVLDDGTTAHNILMQKDVVEAVTGLSLDEAVTIAQESPLGLDDVFYKIRDAVMGRYFACSGSDLGDTLLVRECRPLSFDTDRHTELLNQIGGESHAE; encoded by the coding sequence ATGGATCTATCCGAAGCAGCACAAAGAATCTCCCGAAAGTTCGAGTCGCAGAAGGTCAAAATCGACCCCGCAGAGGTGGAAAAGAAACTCCGAACCCTCGTTGAGGACTTCGGCGTCAACCTCACCGAGGCCGAAAAGACCGTATCCGAGAACCTCGCACGCGATCACAACCTCGCGTCCATGCCTGGCCCGTCCTCAGAGATGCGCGAGATCGGGTCTCTCCTTCCTGGCGAATGGGCGACTGTCGAGGGGAAGATCGTCGGCATCGCAAAACCAGCCTCGACCGCGATCAGCCAGAGCGGGACCATCGCCGACGCTACAGGCGCGATCCAGTTCACGGCCTGGGAGAGGGCAAAGGCACCCCTGATGGAAGAGGGGCAGTGGTACAGGATCGAGTCCGCGGTCGTGGACGAGTACCGCGGCACGCCGAAGCTGAACTTCCACAGCGGGACGACGATCACGGCGATCGAGAAGGAGATCCCGATCATGCCGCAGATGGCCAGGATCGCCGACTTACGGCCGGGCGTCGCCAGCGTGAAGGTGAAGATGGTCCAGGAATGGGAGGCGAGGCACGAGCGGATCCTCCAGACCGGCATCGTCGGCGACGAGTCGGGCACGATCAAGTTCACCATCTGGAAAGAGGAGGGCATGGAGCGGCTCGAGCCGGGGATGGTCTATAACATCTTCTACGCGGCTGTGGACGAATACCAGGGGCGGCTTTCCATCACCCTCAACGGCGCGAAGTGTTTCCCTGACGAAGAGGCCGAGATCACCGTCGGGACCGGCGCGGCCACCGTCACAGGGGCTATCGTGAATGTCGGCCCGGGATCGGGCCTTGTCAAGCGCTGCCCTGTGGAGGGGTGCAACCGCGTCCTCTCGAAGCGGAATTACTGCCCTGTCCACGAGGTCCAGGACAACTTCAGATATGATATCAGGATCAAGGGGGTGCTCGACGACGGGACGACGGCACACAATATCCTCATGCAGAAGGATGTCGTCGAGGCGGTCACCGGGCTTTCTCTCGACGAGGCGGTAACGATCGCCCAGGAAAGCCCCCTCGGACTGGACGACGTTTTCTACAAGATCAGGGATGCCGTGATGGGCCGCTACTTCGCCTGTTCAGGGAGCGACCTCGGCGACACTCTCCTTGTAAGGGAGTGCAGGCCCCTCTCCTTTGATACAGACCGGCATACAGAACTTCTCAACCAGATCGGAGGCGAGTCACATGCAGAGTGA
- a CDS encoding nucleic acid-binding protein encodes MQSESRFTPRYQREPARRVFAAELREAHYHFKDGEDEKSPTYVLLPTGERCNRVLIIGSMTQKEKRGDQNIFYQIRVSDPTGTFFVSASSFQQEAMTQVSKIEPPAFVAVVGKPSVYEAPDGRVFVSVRAESVTVVDKDMRNCWVLDAAERTLKRLEAFGTTEDSKLAGEHYATNLDVYRRMVYEALAQITI; translated from the coding sequence ATGCAGAGTGAAAGTCGTTTCACGCCGCGCTACCAGCGCGAGCCGGCACGCAGGGTCTTCGCGGCCGAACTGCGCGAGGCACATTACCATTTCAAGGACGGAGAGGACGAGAAGAGCCCGACCTATGTCCTCCTCCCGACAGGGGAGAGGTGCAACAGGGTCTTGATCATCGGGTCGATGACCCAGAAGGAAAAGCGGGGCGATCAGAACATCTTCTACCAGATCCGCGTCTCCGACCCGACAGGGACCTTCTTTGTCTCCGCCAGTTCCTTCCAGCAGGAGGCGATGACGCAGGTCTCGAAGATCGAGCCCCCGGCATTCGTCGCAGTCGTCGGAAAACCGAGTGTCTACGAGGCGCCAGACGGCCGGGTCTTCGTCTCGGTGCGGGCCGAGTCGGTGACGGTCGTCGACAAGGATATGCGGAACTGTTGGGTTCTTGACGCTGCCGAAAGAACCCTGAAGAGGCTCGAAGCCTTCGGGACGACCGAGGACTCGAAGCTTGCCGGGGAGCACTACGCCACAAATCTCGACGTGTACCGCCGGATGGTCTATGAGGCGCTTGCCCAGATCACCATCTGA
- a CDS encoding DUF1858 domain-containing protein, with protein MAITADSTILELLQAKPEAAEVLMRFGMGCLGCAIGRGESIRQAADAHGIPLEELVAALGIQE; from the coding sequence ATGGCGATCACCGCTGACAGTACGATCCTGGAACTCCTCCAGGCAAAGCCCGAAGCTGCGGAAGTCCTGATGCGTTTCGGCATGGGGTGCCTTGGCTGTGCCATCGGCAGAGGCGAGAGTATCCGGCAGGCCGCGGATGCCCATGGCATCCCGCTCGAAGAACTTGTTGCCGCGCTCGGCATCCAGGAGTAA